The genomic region ACTCGCTCGAATGAATGCATTTCCAATCTCCCACCTGAAATGCGCGTCACTACCCGCTGTAACTGGTAGCTTATGTCTGCTGGCAAATTCCACCGCCCTCTCATTGTAGCTCTGGAAGAGACATCTCGAATTGAAGCCTTCTATGCAATCAATAAACTTAGCATCTTCATCTTTGGGTTGTAAACCCGGGCGTATTCTATCAAATGGATGGGGTACAACAACGATGCCACCCTGTTCTTTTATCCCCTCGATTACTGCTCCAAATTCGGCTGGTTCCACTTCCGCATCGAGGAAGAGACCTATTATCTCACCCCGGTCTGTCATTATCTCTGAACCCACAATCACTTTAAAATCATCGGTTTCATATCTCTTCGCTTCCAATCCCCCTTTTATCGTATTGTGATCTGTTACAGCAATCCCGGCAAGCCTCCTCTTCCGTCCCTGTTTCACTATCTCCCGGGGCTCGAGTATGCTATCAGGCGAGTATTTCGAGTGTGTATGCAGGTCATATCTCATCTTTCCTTTTCCCTTATCCCTTATCCTTGATGCAAAGATACTCACGAAGAAGTATATTTTAAGTATATCTAAGATGTATAGGGGAAGTATAGGGGAATGAAATGACGGGGAAGAAGTTGAGCGGTGCGGAGATAGTGGTGGAGGAACTGAAGAAGGAAGGAGTAGAGGTAGCATTTGGTATACCAGGAGGTGCACTGCTGGATTTGTATGAGGTGCTCTACCAGACAGAGGAGATAAGACATATACTGATGAGACATGAGCAGTGTGCAGCGCATGCAGCTGATGGCTATGCGCGTGTATCTGGACGAACCGGCGTTTGCATCGCCACTTCTGGTCCTGGTGCCACAAACCTCGTTACTGGACTGGCAACCGCGAACGCGGACTCTTCATCAATCGTTGCATTGACCGGGCAGGTGCCCACCTCTGCAATAGGATCCAATGCATTTCAGGAGGCGAGTACCTTCACAATCACCATGCCCATCACAAAGCATAACTTCCTGGTGACGCAAACAGAGGATTTACCCTGGGTCATTCATAATGCCTTTTATATCGCCAATACCGGAAGGAAAGGAGTTGTCCTGATTGACCTGCCGAGGGATGTCCAGGCGAATAGAGTGGAAGTAGAATTGCATCCCGAGGATACGTTCCCAGGTTATAAGCCAAATATAAACCCGAATAAAGTGCAGACGAAGAAAGCAGCGGAAGTACTTGCAAATGCAGAACGCCCTCTCATTCTCGCAGGTGGCGGTGTTATAAGTGCCGGTGCAACGGAAGAATTACTGGCTTTAACGGAATTGCTCGGTGCTGGCGTTGTCACCACACTGATGGGCAAAGGTGCAATCCCGGAAAGCCATCCTTTATGTCTGGGTATGGCTGGTATGCACGGGCGTATCTATGCGAACAGAGCGCTGAACGAATGCGATGCCCTGCTCGCCCTTGGTACACGATTCAGCGATAGATTGACAGGCTGGCAACTGGACCAGTTTGCTCCCGATGCGACATTGATACAGGTAGATGTGGATGCTACTGAGATAAATAAGAACATGCCGGTGGATATTCCGATTGTGGGGGATGTGAAGCTTGCGCTTTCTGATATATTGAAATGGCTTAAGAAAGAGAGCATCCACGAGGGAAGCGTATGGTTACAGCGGATAAAAGAGATGCATTCAGCTTGTGAAGAGTGCATAAAGGATATATGGAGACCGGGGTCATCAGTATCAGATATTTTAATAAAAGAACTCAATAATATCCTGGATGGCGATGCAATAGTCACGACCGAAGTAGGACAGTGTCAGATGTTCGCAGCGCATTATTACATGACAAAGAAGCCCCGCACTTTTATATCCTCCGGTGGATTGGGTACGATGGGATTCGGGTTCCCGGCGGCAATAGGTGCTAAGGTCGCGGCGCCGGATAAGAGGGTGGTAGATATTGCAGGTGACGGTAGTTTCCTGATGACCTGCCATGACCTGGCAACCTGCGTGGAGAATGATATCCCGGTAGTGGTCTGCATCTTCGATAACCGCTATCTGGGTATGGTAAGGCAGTGGCAGGAGCTGTTCTTCGATAAAAGATATTCCCATACGAATTTGGGTATAACGCCTGATTTCATCAGGCTTGGTGAGGCTTTTGGATGCTATGCAGAACGAGTGGAGAAGCCTGAGGATTTGAAAGCGACATTGGAGAATGCATTCGAGTCCGGCAAGCCCGCGGTGATTGATATGATAGTGGGGAAGGAGGATAAAGTACTGCCCATGATCCCACCTGGTGGTGGTATAACGGGTATGATAGGAACTGAGAGATGCAAACGCGTGTGATATCTCTGTTAGTGGAGGATAACCCGGGAGTGTTGACCCGGATGTCAGGTATGTTCACAATGCGAGGTATAAATATCTCATCACTTACGGTATCGCCGTGTGAGAAGCCGGGGTTATCAAGGATGACAGTGACGATAGAAGGCTCTGAGAGCGAGTTGGAGAATGTGAGGAAACAGTTAAGTAACCTGATAGAGGTGATAAAAGTGGTGGATTTGAAGGAGAACGAGTCGATTATCCGCGATCTGTGCCTTATAAAGGTGCATACAAAGAATGTGGAAGCGCGAACTGAAGTGATGCAGCTGGCGGAATCTTATGGTGCAAAAATAGCTGATGCATCGCTTGATTCGATGATACTGGAACTTGCAGATGAGCCTGAGAGAATAGAACGATTTATAGAATTGATGAAGCACTTTGGAATAAAACAACTGTTCAGAACTGGTATTACAGCAATTGGACGAGATTAAGTTGAGGGTTTATAATCACGCATGCTTTTCAGCATACGAAGAGCAAAAAGAGCCGCGTTCTCTCCATTATCAATACCTACGACAGCCACAGGCACACCCGAAGGCATCTGTACCATCGAAAGCAGTGCATCCATACCCAACAGCTTGCCACTCACCGGTACCCCGATGACAGGTTTATCTGTCTTTGCCGCTATTATTCCCGGTAATGCCGCGGACAGACCTGCAATCGCTATTATTACCGCTACTGAATCTTCAATCTCTTTCAGATACCGTTCCAGCACTTCTGGGTCGCGATGGGCTGATATCACATGCATCTCATAACGCACTTTATGCTCTGCCAGTACCTTTGCCGCCTTTTCTGCTATCGCCATATCGCTATTTGAACCCATTATGATAGCAACCACAACCTCAGCCATCTTTCATCTTCTCCTTTATCACACATGTGAACTCTTCCGGGTCCCTTATCTTCCTCAACTCTTCCTTCTCCATCAACACCGTATGGTCTATCTGCACACGCTTGACATTACCATTAACCACGAATACCGAGTGCGTGTTCGTCACTTTCGAGAGACTGCTGAGGATTCTTGCTCTTTTTATCACTTGTTGAGTATATTTACTTATCCCCGTAAGAATGCGTATGCTCTCGTTACTCGATTGTGAGAGTGAAACGGCATTGAAAGGTGCGTGCGTGGTTGTGAATATCTCAAAGCCTATCTCTTCCATCATACCCAATATGCATCGCTCTAAGTCCGAAGTAGCATCATCTATACCTGCTTCTGTTACCTCAGGTGGTAAAGGTTCTTCCGGCTCCTGGGCTAAGAAGTCCAGTGGCTCTATCAATACAGTATCCAGAATCTCCTCGAGTTTCAGTGCTATATTTATCGTGGTGCTCACACCACCCCCCTCATATTTACTCACACTTCGTCTGGAAACGCCTAAACGGGACGCTATGTCGCCGAGTGAGAGATCCTTCTTCTCCCTCGCCACCCGCATTAATTCACCATTTATATTCACGTATAAGCCCCCGGTTGCTGAATAGACATAAGGGCGTACCCCTGCGATGAAATAATCATAGAGCGTATTGATGTTTATTGCAGGTATACCATGCCGGTGGTAGACGACATCATCTTCCAGGAAGAAACTGCCTTTTCTCTCTCCTACAACAACAGGTGAAGCAAGTAAGGAGAATGCCACACGCTTTATACTCCTCGCTATCTCCTCATTCAGACCATCTATGTTGTACAATACCTTTGCCAGCAGGATCAAATCTTCCCTTCGTGCTGCCAGATCGAAGCTCTTTGCTTTACATCTGCTGGAGACAATGAAACCCGCTTCCTTCAGTATCTCGATTACTCGTGGTATCAAATCGTTCTTCATCGCCTCTAACCCCTATAACCCCTTATTATCTATTTATCTCTCTACTTCGTCTCGTGGCTTCTATCACTGCATCCATCATCGCCGCTCTCACAGCTCGCGACTCCATTGCATACAGCCCCCTTATCGTTGTACCGCCTGGTGACGCAGTCATCGCTTTTATAGCAGCGGGGTCATCACCTGCGAGGATCATTCGAGCTGCACCAATCGCGGTCCTGGCGGCGATAGTAAGTGCTGAGTCTCTTGGTAACCCCTCATATACGCCTGCATCCGCCATGGCATCTATCACCTCGGCGAAGAATGCGATTCCACTGCCACTGAGTCCTGTTATAGCATCCATATCGCTCTCATTAATATGATAAACCGAGCCAATAGCACTGAAAATCTCATCAGCGAGCTTCTCATCCTCTGCTACTGCATTCCTACCCCTACACAGCGCTGATACTGATTCACCCACTCTCGCCCCTATATTTGGCATGACACGAATCACCCGCTTCCCTTCACCGAGATATCGCTCTAACTCGGCTGTGGACACACCGGCAGCCACGGATATCAATAGCTTATCTGCCATAAGTGGCGCTATCGGTTCTAAAACCATGCGCACATCCTTGGGTTTAACTGCCAGGATTACTATCTCCGCTTTCTTCGCCAGCTCTTCATTACTCTCACATATCTCCACTCTCGGCTCACCTGCAAATGCATCGAGACTCTCTCTCCTCAAATCGTTTATCAAAAATCGGGCATCATCCACTGTTGCCAGTAATCCGCGGAGAATAGAAGTCCCTATGTTACCAATGCCTATAATTCCTATCTTCTTACCTTCTACCTTTACATTTACACTCTTCATTCCTTCATGGGGTTTATAAGCACAACATTATTGCCCCTTACCACCACGGAGCCGAGCAGTCGCTTTCTCTCACCATTCTGAAGTTCATTCACCGCACTCAGGTGTAGATTCAGGTAATCATCCACGCTTCTCAACACCCCTTCCAGTACGCTCTTCTCACCCTTCATCTCCACATGCACTTTCTTCCCTATCATACCCTGAACTCTCTTATTTGGGAACATACATTTCTTTATTCTATTTCCTTTATTTAAAAGGATACGGATGCACCATGATCTGGTGGTAGAGGGTAAAATAGTGAATCCCGGGGTGGTGCATGATACTGCCCAGATAGGAATAGATGGAGCGTTTATAACCGGGCTAAAGAAACAGGGGTTACGTGGTGAGCAGAGTATCGAAGCAACAGGGTGCCTGATTTTCCCTGGTTTTATTGACCTGCATGCTCATCTCAGAGAGGATAGTAGCGAGAAATGGAGTTATAAGGAGGATTTCAGGTCTGGCTCCGCGGCTGCCCTTCATGGCGGTATAAC from Methanophagales archaeon harbors:
- a CDS encoding PHP domain-containing protein; its protein translation is MRYDLHTHSKYSPDSILEPREIVKQGRKRRLAGIAVTDHNTIKGGLEAKRYETDDFKVIVGSEIMTDRGEIIGLFLDAEVEPAEFGAVIEGIKEQGGIVVVPHPFDRIRPGLQPKDEDAKFIDCIEGFNSRCLFQSYNERAVEFASRHKLPVTAGSDAHFRWEIGNAFIRASASSEEELKCDILNNEIGYDGRLGNPLNQGLSKVLKTWKRAISSRNR
- the ilvB gene encoding biosynthetic-type acetolactate synthase large subunit; translation: MTGKKLSGAEIVVEELKKEGVEVAFGIPGGALLDLYEVLYQTEEIRHILMRHEQCAAHAADGYARVSGRTGVCIATSGPGATNLVTGLATANADSSSIVALTGQVPTSAIGSNAFQEASTFTITMPITKHNFLVTQTEDLPWVIHNAFYIANTGRKGVVLIDLPRDVQANRVEVELHPEDTFPGYKPNINPNKVQTKKAAEVLANAERPLILAGGGVISAGATEELLALTELLGAGVVTTLMGKGAIPESHPLCLGMAGMHGRIYANRALNECDALLALGTRFSDRLTGWQLDQFAPDATLIQVDVDATEINKNMPVDIPIVGDVKLALSDILKWLKKESIHEGSVWLQRIKEMHSACEECIKDIWRPGSSVSDILIKELNNILDGDAIVTTEVGQCQMFAAHYYMTKKPRTFISSGGLGTMGFGFPAAIGAKVAAPDKRVVDIAGDGSFLMTCHDLATCVENDIPVVVCIFDNRYLGMVRQWQELFFDKRYSHTNLGITPDFIRLGEAFGCYAERVEKPEDLKATLENAFESGKPAVIDMIVGKEDKVLPMIPPGGGITGMIGTERCKRV
- the ilvN gene encoding acetolactate synthase small subunit — its product is MQTRVISLLVEDNPGVLTRMSGMFTMRGINISSLTVSPCEKPGLSRMTVTIEGSESELENVRKQLSNLIEVIKVVDLKENESIIRDLCLIKVHTKNVEARTEVMQLAESYGAKIADASLDSMILELADEPERIERFIELMKHFGIKQLFRTGITAIGRD
- the purE gene encoding 5-(carboxyamino)imidazole ribonucleotide mutase, whose amino-acid sequence is MAEVVVAIIMGSNSDMAIAEKAAKVLAEHKVRYEMHVISAHRDPEVLERYLKEIEDSVAVIIAIAGLSAALPGIIAAKTDKPVIGVPVSGKLLGMDALLSMVQMPSGVPVAVVGIDNGENAALFALRMLKSMRDYKPST
- a CDS encoding transcriptional regulator yields the protein MKNDLIPRVIEILKEAGFIVSSRCKAKSFDLAARREDLILLAKVLYNIDGLNEEIARSIKRVAFSLLASPVVVGERKGSFFLEDDVVYHRHGIPAININTLYDYFIAGVRPYVYSATGGLYVNINGELMRVAREKKDLSLGDIASRLGVSRRSVSKYEGGGVSTTINIALKLEEILDTVLIEPLDFLAQEPEEPLPPEVTEAGIDDATSDLERCILGMMEEIGFEIFTTTHAPFNAVSLSQSSNESIRILTGISKYTQQVIKRARILSSLSKVTNTHSVFVVNGNVKRVQIDHTVLMEKEELRKIRDPEEFTCVIKEKMKDG
- the proC gene encoding pyrroline-5-carboxylate reductase yields the protein MKSVNVKVEGKKIGIIGIGNIGTSILRGLLATVDDARFLINDLRRESLDAFAGEPRVEICESNEELAKKAEIVILAVKPKDVRMVLEPIAPLMADKLLISVAAGVSTAELERYLGEGKRVIRVMPNIGARVGESVSALCRGRNAVAEDEKLADEIFSAIGSVYHINESDMDAITGLSGSGIAFFAEVIDAMADAGVYEGLPRDSALTIAARTAIGAARMILAGDDPAAIKAMTASPGGTTIRGLYAMESRAVRAAMMDAVIEATRRSREINR